In Marinobacter salinisoli, the DNA window ATGGAAGATCGCCCAGGGAACGTTCAGTGTCCACTGAACCCACAGGGGCAGCAACGCAATCAGGATGAAGACAACTTCACCAGCGTACATGTTACCAAACAGACGCAGCGCCAGACTGATCGGTTTGATAATCAGAGCCAGTATTTCCAGCAACAGATTGAACGGAACCATAGACCAATGGTTGAACGGGTTAAAGGCCAGCTCCTTACTGAAGCCACCAACGCCTTTTACCTTGAAGCTGTAAAACAGGATCAGCAGGAAAACACCGATTGAGATACCGAAGGTACCATTGGGGTCGGTTGTCGGAACGATCTTGAAGTACTCAAGCCCCATCGCATGTGCGATCGACGGAATGTAATCGACCGGAATCAGCTTCAGGATGTTCATCAGCAGAATCCAGACGAAAATGGTCAGTGCCAGCGGGGCAATCACAGGGTTCTTGCCGTGGAATACGTCACGGACAATGCCCTGAACAAATTCGACGGTCATTTCGACCAGGTTCTGCACACCGCTTGGTGCACCGGCCGTTGCTTTATTGGCGACAAAACGGAACAGCCCAAGGAACAACAGGCCCATTGCGATGGACCAGCCCAGGGTGTCCACATGCAGCGCCATAAAGCCCATGTCGGTTGCTTCCTGACCGGTTCTTGCGAAGGTCCAGGTGGCCTCCTCAATTACCGAGCCATCCGCCCGTTCATAGCCTGCGGGGAGCTTACCGTAGGTAAGGTTGGTTAGGTGGTGTTTTATATACTCTACTGGGGTATCAGCTGCCATACTGCTCTCGTCCAGTCATCGCTGTGGTCGCGGCCGGATAAGCCAGCGCAACGCCGTACCTATCACAACCATCACAGCAAAAGTGAATAACAGAGCCGGCCCGTGGACTGACTCCATCAAAGTGAAAACGGCCGCAAAAAAAACTGCGGTAAGGGCAATCTTTATACTGACTGCCCTGAACATGTTATTGACCGCCAGATGCATTTGGCGGGCGCCCCCGAACCGATAGGAGCGATGAGCAAAATACGCGTTGGGTACGATAAAGATTAAACCGCCGATAAACGCGGAGTACCCGGCCGCTTTGCTTTCCATGAGCCACAGAAGACTGAGGACGACTGCAACAACCATCTCTATGATCAACCACTCTTTAAGTGGTACGTACGTGATGGCCTTTTTGGAACCTGTCATGTCATCAGCTGTGTATACAAGCGCGCGAAATTATATTGGTTAAGCGATAGCTCTTCAACAAAAACCCACAAGTCGAAGCCCGAAACATGAGTATCCATAGGCTCTGGGCGTTCCTCCCGATTGGCCATGAACCGCCTCAGCAAATACATGCAGATACGACTTTGATGCGATTACAACCATCGAGAATTCGGGATCAAACGACGGCGATCCCTACTGAATGTGGCCTAAAATGCCGTCGAGTTCATCGAGCGAACTGTACTCGATGACCAGCTTGCCCTTGCCCCGTTGCCCATGGGCAATGGACACCCGGGCGCCGAGCCGTTCGGCCAAATCGTCCTGAAGGGCTCGGATATTAGGGTCCAGCGCGGCCGGCTCTCGTTTCTTGCTGTCCGGTGTTTCCTGCTGGATTCGCCGCACCAGGGCTTCGGTCTGACGGACCGAGAGGGACTTGGCCACCACCTGCTTGGCAACCTGCATCTGCTGCTCTGGCGGCAGGGTCAACATCGCACGGCCATGACCCATTTCGAGGTCACCGTGTTCCAGCATCAGGCGGACATCCTCAGTCAGACCAATCAAACGCAGCAGGTTGGTGATGGTGGTTCGGGACTTACCCACAGCCTCCGCCACCTGGGCCTGGGTGAGGCCGAATTCGTCCTGAAGGCGCTGGAGCGCAAAGGCTTCTTCAATCGGGTTCAGATTTTCGCGCTGGATGTTTTCAATCAGCGCCATGGCAATGGCGGCTTCATCCGGCACATCCCGGATGATGGCAGGAATCCGGTCCAGGTCCGCCATCTGGGTGGCCCGCCAGCGCCGTTCACCGGCGATCAGCTCGTATCGGCCTTCACCGAGGGGGCGAATGACCACCGGCTGCATGACGCCCTGCTGACGGATGGAGTCGGCCAGCTCCTGCAACGCGGCCGGATCCATATCCCGGCGGGGCTGGTAACGTCCGCGCTGGATCAGATCAATCGGCACCTCACGAAGTTCACCGTCGTGTTCGCTGACTTCCTGATCCAGATTGACCTTGGACCCCGCCAACAGGGCTCCGAGTCCACGCTCGCCCAGTCCTCTTTTCTTCGCCGCCATGGTGTCAGTCATTCTTCCCGTTGTAATTCGATCGATGTCATTCAATGACAGGGCTGTATGTTACACCGCAACCGGCTCAGATGTCTTTTTTGCGCCATGCCGACGAACCATCTCGCCAGCGAGCGCCAGATATGCGACCGCGCCTTTCGAGGCACGGTCATATTTCAGGGCAGGCATGCCGTAGCTGGGCGCTTCCGCCAGCCGAACGTTACGTGGAATCACCGCGCGGTAGACCTTGTCCCCGAAATACTCACTGAGCTGGGCGGAAACGTCCAGGGTCAGGCTGTTCCGGGGGTCGTACATGGTGCGCAGCAAGCCCTCGATCTCGAGGTCCGGATTGACCGTTTCCTGAATTTGCTCGACCGTATTCATCAGGGCGGCAAGACCTTCGAGGGCGTAATACTCGCACTGCATCGGGATGAGCACCGAATCCGCCGCTGACAGGGCGTTCACGGTCAGCAGACTGAGCGACGGCGGGCAATCGATGAGGATGTAGTCGTAGTCGTCACGAACGCTGTTCAGGGCCAGGCGTAACCGGTGCTCGCGGCCGATTTCGTTCATCAGCTCCACTTCCGCCGCGGTCAGGTCACCGTTGGCGGGCAGCAATTTGAATCCGGAGGCTTCGGCCAGAAAGACCACCTCGGCGGCCGAGGCGCGCTTGGTAAGGACATCGTATCCCGACAGCTTGAGGGTGTTCTTATCCACCCCACTCCCCATGGTGGCATTGCCCTGTGGATCCATATCCACCAGCAGAACCCGACGCTTGATGGCAGCCAGAGACGCAGCAAGGTTGACACAGGTGGTGGTTTTGCCCACACCGCCTTTTTGGTTGGTCACTGCGATCACGCGCGCCATGTCAGGTCTCCTGTTTGGGGATGTCTGGAAATACTAAGTCCGGCCGACCACCAGAAGGTGACGTTCGCCATCTGCTCCGGGAACCGCCAGTGTATGACGGGATTTTACCTGCCAGCGGGCAGGAAGGGCAGCCACCTCATCATCCGGAAACTGGCCTTTCATGGCAAGAAACTCACCATCCTTTGCCAACAGCTCGCCACACCAGTTCACCAGGTTATCAAGGGCCGTGAACGCCCGACTGCTGATCTGGCTGAACGGCCGTTCAGGCTGGCAATGCTCGGCGCGGCCGTGGATCACTGAAACGTTAGTGAGGCCCAGCTCCAGGACACACTGATTGAGGAAGCGGGTTTTCTTGCCGTTGCTATCGAGCAGGGTGAACCGGCGTTCGGGCAGGACAATGGCCAGCGGAATGCCCGGCAGCCCGCCACCAGCGCCCACATCCAACAGGTGCTCGGTTTGCACCCAAGGCAGAATGCTCAGGCTGTCGAGCAGTTGTCGGGACACCATTTCCTGCTCATTGCGAACCGCCGTCAGGTTGTAGGCCCGGTTCCATTTATTGAGCAAACCCAGAAACGCCAGCAACTGGTTCTGCTGGCCTTCTGACAGGGAAAGGTTCATTGCTGCCAGCCCGTCCACGAGCTGGCGCTGCCACAGGTCATTGATCATAAGCGTGGCTCAGGCACTCTGTTTCTTGAGCAAGTCACGCTTCTTGAGATGCACCAGAATCTGGCTGATGGCAGCCGGGGTGACGCCCTGAATCCGCGAGGCCTGGGCCACCGTTTCCGGGCGCACGGCCTGCAGCTTCTGCTTGATCTCATTCGACAGACCACCAATCCGGTCGTAATCCAGCTCGAGCGGCAAACGGGTATT includes these proteins:
- the rsmG gene encoding 16S rRNA (guanine(527)-N(7))-methyltransferase RsmG — protein: MINDLWQRQLVDGLAAMNLSLSEGQQNQLLAFLGLLNKWNRAYNLTAVRNEQEMVSRQLLDSLSILPWVQTEHLLDVGAGGGLPGIPLAIVLPERRFTLLDSNGKKTRFLNQCVLELGLTNVSVIHGRAEHCQPERPFSQISSRAFTALDNLVNWCGELLAKDGEFLAMKGQFPDDEVAALPARWQVKSRHTLAVPGADGERHLLVVGRT
- a CDS encoding ParB/RepB/Spo0J family partition protein, whose protein sequence is MAAKKRGLGERGLGALLAGSKVNLDQEVSEHDGELREVPIDLIQRGRYQPRRDMDPAALQELADSIRQQGVMQPVVIRPLGEGRYELIAGERRWRATQMADLDRIPAIIRDVPDEAAIAMALIENIQRENLNPIEEAFALQRLQDEFGLTQAQVAEAVGKSRTTITNLLRLIGLTEDVRLMLEHGDLEMGHGRAMLTLPPEQQMQVAKQVVAKSLSVRQTEALVRRIQQETPDSKKREPAALDPNIRALQDDLAERLGARVSIAHGQRGKGKLVIEYSSLDELDGILGHIQ
- a CDS encoding ParA family protein, translated to MARVIAVTNQKGGVGKTTTCVNLAASLAAIKRRVLLVDMDPQGNATMGSGVDKNTLKLSGYDVLTKRASAAEVVFLAEASGFKLLPANGDLTAAEVELMNEIGREHRLRLALNSVRDDYDYILIDCPPSLSLLTVNALSAADSVLIPMQCEYYALEGLAALMNTVEQIQETVNPDLEIEGLLRTMYDPRNSLTLDVSAQLSEYFGDKVYRAVIPRNVRLAEAPSYGMPALKYDRASKGAVAYLALAGEMVRRHGAKKTSEPVAV
- the atpB gene encoding F0F1 ATP synthase subunit A, producing the protein MAADTPVEYIKHHLTNLTYGKLPAGYERADGSVIEEATWTFARTGQEATDMGFMALHVDTLGWSIAMGLLFLGLFRFVANKATAGAPSGVQNLVEMTVEFVQGIVRDVFHGKNPVIAPLALTIFVWILLMNILKLIPVDYIPSIAHAMGLEYFKIVPTTDPNGTFGISIGVFLLILFYSFKVKGVGGFSKELAFNPFNHWSMVPFNLLLEILALIIKPISLALRLFGNMYAGEVVFILIALLPLWVQWTLNVPWAIFHILVIPLQAFIFTVLTVVYLSAAHEDH
- a CDS encoding ATP synthase subunit I, with translation MTGSKKAITYVPLKEWLIIEMVVAVVLSLLWLMESKAAGYSAFIGGLIFIVPNAYFAHRSYRFGGARQMHLAVNNMFRAVSIKIALTAVFFAAVFTLMESVHGPALLFTFAVMVVIGTALRWLIRPRPQR